In a genomic window of Punica granatum isolate Tunisia-2019 chromosome 6, ASM765513v2, whole genome shotgun sequence:
- the LOC116211237 gene encoding centrosome-associated protein CEP250 isoform X2, which produces MEKNKNRTDLLAAGRKKLQQFRQKKDGKGETSQGKSTKKPSKSEQLESNAVDAASKPQDIDVEAASQCVDPAVIPASSSVPPASDNSVVSEVPSVSSEIRTVAGPSSRDLDADKPISSAGQVEGESTSVGTVDGEFSSTEVPEVLDSEEKLPLISIPPSASSVAPASIDDTPGETAAADSMESTEDEESLLSHEYILVGSLKNAKGSQVGAMQEADTLGPAQFSGDGELDHGADRRAPVSELAVTSELQCFPKSTSGHVEEARYEMVQAEESSASAVLAHGCDEFSHPSSSVLEADGFSKISHECGDQEREDRTGIENSVFNECSSLNRKCDETDVNVRELKERCQDLGGQGYKGNSCEGHLESESATSTGLTVSQCADSGSISLSQLIDVVKRLGEDDYNLLLASRYFVSDGNAQRNGGAVVPECIHPSVIEQFEEELFLANITTDVLCWQLEENSKFQAVISGRDDLQNQLHAKKLEAEELHERVHGLQTALEDLQQNFLSQSIELADCKSALAALQMENHKLSRDVASVTEEWNIQEEEKKNMSHVNEKLSIELAEYQNMVASFRGQLSILDDALSSATDRGNKLEEEKEGLVHENERLYTTSADSKRLLEVLQIEKDNFSESLGAVSRELEKTKEEREFFGRECERLSSELLLIKEQFSSEKEGRMRSEDELKEKIISLEKLAEENRSLGSTIDMYTAKISDLNNKQFQADSFAGDAVNQFQNFDEALINQVYGATFPVAESVLSQQTMWPPVELVGQQISAASSAFEALRGHSLELDKMLQKLEKAIEGMHSNSTYPNKSDEGTGPGISKLIQAFESKGHLSEQNQETESLMEDQSHVDPYMSSREQIRNLKMMAKQLGLDVEHATLLFSRELKHRRTTDVKVEQLGAQSEIFKEHADSIHALSIELGVLYEVIKQQLYDSEIKKTQLETVCEELKLQDIPLRAENNQLILKLKDYESKVSNLQNQLHDLQHTSGDIESFLVGQLETLQREAAESAVISQLRWTAVASEVFESVQKLEAYTSLISARTFHDVDLGRYVASSISAAIKVIEDLQEKLKCVDKDQKAFDDLYQEVNEKLLISQGKSDLAISRLHSIYDKLRELVLSSSGSMEQYAVQTEEKEVSDTLDDSNYDSLLERLRSILGERQQIGSEVIALQSKLSARMQDIQELEARCIDMDSIHRLITAVGGVLELEAAECNLSERPLRLLESLIHALFKKCAEANKHIGLSSDDMEYNRVQLTELQEKLNQSSSLNLQHEGEILILRESLTQAEEALVAARAELKEKAVELEQSEQRVSSIREKLSIAVAKGKGLVVQRDHLKQKLAETSGELEKCLKELELKEARVHEVEAKLVSYSEAGERVEALESELSYIRNSATALRESFLLKDSLLQRIEEILEDLDLPEHFHFKDIIEKVDWLARSVTGNALPPADLDQKSSVGGSYSDTGFAVMDAWREDMQPSLNPSDDLRRKYDELQGKFYGLAEQNEMLEQSLMERNNLVQRWEGLLDRINVPMHVRSVEPEEKIEWLANALSQAHHDRVSLEQKIDEIETYCNSLTSDLEDSHHRISNLQNEIDVLVRERVDLSQRLEMLTQNNEELSGKVHHFEVEKDNLLSERSQLHEELARKVEKKENAQRIEQEIRKLQDMVSEVLLDQVTEDFCSGGSNIEILAVLLKKLIEKYAAVSSDPLVSDGDVPVNRNADAAGPKLRTRETMDTEEQNQGIVVLKNKVEDALGELMQVKEQRDEFLEKNNSLIDLVGALERKRDDLQSLLDMEEQKCASVKEKLNVAVRKGKSLVQQRDVLKNTIEDLNTEVDRLKSEVNRREDALARYEQRIQELSSYPQRVGALESEISYLKNQLTEAERYWQDKEHMMGLILRTLADIDVGVQVDSSDPVEKLKQIKKMCSDLRVAAVSLEQESKKSRRAAELLLAELNEVQERNDGLQEQIAEAASEITRLSEEKDAAIFQLNDLSCYQSEEKRSIFSELTKLKSAVGLLRKVFSDFESSMTDVLSRDREILKMVETAIGSSLQQNEASDDGIRLTISSIFGALDLHKFHQENFPFAYPEADSKMLEQLDGNLLEDCSFVGNHLQDFFLGFGVLKESLKKHLAQLQEQATSLSEKLSVVCHEIVSRKESSEVTEKDIKHLISAHKEKDMAIVSLRRNMALLYEACSISLMEIENSNAALTGNSLSIEDRGVNRNATIFTSEGFSSNDHAHLSSEESVSSFADRMISAAKSLAYAKADIMEITLKELKNRVADLQKELQEKDIQKDRICMELVGQIKVAEATATGYSLDLQSTKALVLDLEKQVMAAEEQRSLLEEKVRRMQDGEVAAQELQERLRLLTKLLASKDQEIEALMQALDEEELQMDDLTKKIEELESVVQQKDLVVKDLEVSRGKALKKLSVTMSKFHELHHFSTSLLAEVEKLQIQMKEKDAEISFLRQEVTRCTNDVLAATQLSNNRDSGELFEFLTWFDSMISRVASYELDYEKTDQVQEYKELLQKRLASVVSELESLRVASENKDALLQAERSKIEELKRNELTLEKSLREKESQLNLLQGSEDSGRASGLTSEIVEIEPAINKRAVSVSTAPQVRSLRKPNNDQLAIAIDMDPGGSTRLEDEDDNKVHGFKSLATSRIVPKFTRGVTDMVDGLWVSCDRALMRQPVLRLGIIIYWAVLHALLATFIV; this is translated from the exons atggagaagaacaagaacagGACTGATCTCCTCGCAGCTGGACGTAAGAAG CTTCAACAATTCCGCCAGAAAAAAGATGGAAAGGGAGAAACTAGCCAAGGAAAATCCACAAAGAAGCCCAGTAAATCAGAGCAGCTTGAGTCTAATGCAGTTGATGCCGCCTCCAAACCACAAGATATTGACGTGGAAGCTGCTTCACAGTGCGTTGATCCTGCTGTGATACCTGCATCTAGTTCAGTGCCACCTGCATCAGACAATTCAGTGGTTTCTGAAGTACCCAGTGTGTCTTCGGAAATTCGTACAGTTGCTGGGCCATCTTCGAGAGATTTAGATGCAGATAAACCCATCTCATCTGCAGGACAGGTTGAAGGAGAAAGTACTAGTGTGGGAACAGTCGATGGTGAATTTTCATCTACAGAAGTCCCTGAAGTTCTGGACTCTGAAGAGAAACTTCCTCTTATCAGTATACCCCCCAGTGCAAGTAGTGTTGCTCCAGCTAGTATTGATGATACGCCAGGGGAAACAGCTGCTGCGGACAGCATGGAGAGTACAGAAGATGAGGAGTCATTGCTCTCgcatgaatatatattggtTGGATCCTTGAAAAATGCGAAGGGATCTCAG GTAGGGGCAATGCAAGAAGCTGATACTTTGGGTCCAGCTCAATTTAGTGGAGATGGTGAGCTGGACCATGGCGCAGATAGAAGGGCCCCAGTGTCCGAACTTGCAGTGACTTCAGAACTGCAATGTTTCCCCAAGTCAACCTCAGGACATGTTGAAGAGGCAAGATATGAAATGGTCCAAGCAGAAGAGTCTTCTGCATCAGCTGTTCTTGCTCACGGCTGTGATGAGTTTTCCCATCCTTCCTCATCTGTGCTTGAAGCAGATGGATTTTCGAAAATTAGTCACGAATGCGGAGATCAGGAGAGGGAAGATAGAACTGGTATTGAGAACTCGGTCTTTAATGAATGTAGTAGTTTAAATAGGAAATGTGATGAAACCGATGTGAACGTCAGAGAACTCAAAGAGCGATGTCAAGATTTGGGTGGTCAAGGATATAAAGGCAATAGCTGTGAAGGCCATTTGGAAAGTGAAAGTGCAACATCAACTGGGTTAACTGTATCCCAGTGTGCCGATTCTGGCTCGATTAGCCTTTCCCAACTCATAGATGTGGTAAAGAGACTTGGAGAAGATGACTATAATTTACTGCTGGCATCCAGATATTTTGTTTCTGATGGAAATGCCCAGAGAAATGGTGGCGCAGTGGTTCCAGAGTGCATCCATCCAAGTGTCATCGAGCAGTTTGAAGAAGAATTATTTTTGGCTAATATCACAACAGATGTGCTTTGCTGGCAACTTGAGGAAAATTCCAAGTTTCAG GCTGTTATTAGTGGGAGAGATGATCTCCAAAACCAGCTGCATGCTAAGAAGTTGGAAGCTGAGGAACTTCATGAGAGAGTACATGGACTCCAGACTGCTCTGGAAGATTTACAGCAGAATTTTTTGAGTCAGTCCATTGAATTAGCTGATTGCAAGAGTGCATTAGCAGCACTTCAGATGGAAAACCATAAACTAAGCAGGGATGTTGCATCTGTTACTGAGGAGTGGAACATACAGgaggaggaaaagaaaaacatgtcCCATGTAAATGAGAAGCTGTCCATTGAATTAGCTGAGTACCAGAATATGGTAGCCAGTTTCAGGGGACAACTTTCAATATTAGATGATGCTCTTTCTTCAGCGACAGATAGAGGCAACAAACTTGAGGAAGAGAAGGAAGGCCTTGTGCATGAAAATGAGAGGCTATACACTACTTCAGCTGATTCCAAGCGTTTGCTCGAGGTATTGCAGATTGAGAAAGACAACTTCTCAGAGAGCCTTGGCGCAGTGTCAAGGGAGCTGGAAAAGACCAAGGAGGAGCGGGAGTTTTTCGGTCGTGAGTGTGAGAGACTCTCATCCGAGCTTCTTCTCATTAAGGAGCAGTTTTCCTCAGAAAAGGAAGGGCGCATGCGGAGTGAGGATGaactgaaagaaaaaataattagccTTGAAAAGCTTGCAGAGGAAAACAGGTCTCTCGGCAGCACCATAGATATGTATACAGCCAAGATAAGTGACTTAAATAACAAGCAATTCCAAGCAGATTCGTTTGCTGGGGATGCTGTTaaccaatttcaaaattttgatgaaGCCCTCATAAACCAAGTCTATGGAGCTACCTTTCCAGTAGCCGAGTCAGTATTGAGTCAGCAGACAATGTGGCCTCCTGTTGAGCTTGTTGGTCAGCAAATCTCCGCTGCTTCCTCTGCATTTGAAGCTCTGAGGGGACACTCATTGGAACTTGATAAGATGCTGCAGAAACTTGAAAAGGCGATTGAGGGGATGCATTCTAATTCCACATACCCAAACAAGTCAGATGAAGGGACTGGGCCTGGGATATCAAAACTGATCCAAGCCTTTGAGTCGAAGGGACATCTCAGTGAGCAAAACCAAGAGACAGAGTCTTTAATGGAAGATCAGTCACATGTAGATCCATATATGTCATCGAGGGAGCAAAtcagaaatttgaaaatgatGGCTAAGCAATTGGGTCTTGATGTCGAGCATGCTACTCTGCTGTTCAGTAGAGAGCTTAAGCACAGGAGGACCACAGATGTCAAAGTTGAGCAGCTGGGGGCTCAAAGTGAGATCTTCAAGGAACATGCGGACTCTATCCATGCACTCAGCATTGAGCTTGGAGTTTTGTACGAAGTGATAAAGCAACAACTGTATGACAGTGAAATCAAGAAAACTCAGCTTGAGACTGTATGTGAAGAACTTAAGCTGCAAGATATCCCTCTAAGAGCAGAAAACAATCAGCTTATTTTGAAGCTTAAAGATTATGAATCCAAAGTTAGCAATTTGCAAAATCAGTTGCATGACTTGCAGCACACTTCAGGGGACATTGAATCTTTCTTGGTTGGACAATTGGAAACTTTGCAAAGAGAGGCAGCTGAAAGTGCAGTGATAAGCCAGCTAAGGTGGACAGCTGTCGCTTCTGAAGTTTTTGAATCAGTTCAGAAGCTTGAGGCCTATACGTCATTGATATCAGCTCGAACTTTTCATGATGTGGATTTGGGTAGATATGTGGCTTCTTCCATTAGTGCGGCTATCAAGGTGATTGAAGACTTGcaggaaaaattgaaatgtgTTGACAAAGATCAGAAAGCATTTGACGACCTGTACCAAGAAGTGAATGAGAAATTGCTTATTTCGCAGGGAAAGAGTGACTTGGCTATTAGTAGACTGCACAGCATCTATGATAAGCTTAGAGAACTTGTGTTGTCCTCATCTGGGTCCATGGAACAATATGCGGTacaaacagaagaaaaagaagtgtCAGATACTCTAGATGACAGTAATTATGACTCTCTTTTGGAAAGACTGAGAAGTATTCTGGGTGAGAGGCAGCAAATTGGGTCTGAAGTTATTGCCCTTCAGTCCAAGCTATCTGCTAGAATGCAGGATATCCAGGAATTGGAAGCCAGATGCATTGATATGGATTCAATTCATAGGTTGATAACAGCTGTTGGAGGTGTACTGGAGCTGGAGGCAGCAGAATGCAATTTGAGTGAACGCCCACTTCGCCTTTTGGAGTCACTTATTCATGCTCTATTTAAGAAATGTGCAGAGGCAAATAAGCATATTGGTCTTTCCAGTGATGATATGGAATATAACAGGGTGCAATTAACAGAATTGCAGGAAAAGTTGAACCAATCAAGCTCTTTGAATCTTCAGCATGAGGGTGAAATCCTTATTCTGAGGGAAAGCTTGACCCAGGCTGAAGAAGCCCTTGTTGCTGCTCGAGCAGAACTAAAGGAGAAGGCTGTTGAACTGGAGCAATCAGAACAGCGAGTATCTTCTATCAGAGAAAAGCTGAGCATAGCAGTTGCTAAGGGGAAAGGTTTAGTTGTACAACGAGATCATCTAAAGCAGAAACTTGCAGAGACATCCGGTGAACTTGAAAAATGCTTGAAGGAGCTAGAGTTGAAAGAAGCTAGAGTCCATGAGGTTGAGGCTAAACTGGTGAGTTATTCAGAGGCAGGTGAGCGTGTGGAAGCTCTGGAATCTGAACTCTCATACATCCGCAACTCAGCTACAGCTTTAAGGGAGTCATTTCTTCTGAAAGATTCATTGCTGCAAAGGATAGAAGAGATTTTGGAAGATCTTGATCTGCCTGagcattttcatttcaaaGACATAATTGAAAAAGTGGATTGGTTAGCAAGATCAGTCACTGGAAATGCTTTGCCTCCTGCTGATTTGGATCAGAAGAGCTCAGTGGGAGGTTCATACTCAGATACTGGTTTTGCAGTCATGGATGCCTGGAGAGAAGACATGCAGCCAAGCTTGAACCCAAGTGATGACCTGCGAAGAAAATATGATGAACTGCAGGGTAAATTTTATGGGTTGGCCGAGCAAAATGAGATGCTTGAGCAATCATTGATGGAAAGGAACAATTTGGTGCAGAGATGGGAAGGACTTCTGGACAGGATCAATGTGCCTATGCATGTGCGGTCTGTAGAGCCAGAGGAGAAGATTGAGTGGCTGGCCAATGCACTTTCTCAGGCTCACCATGATAGAGTGTCTCTTGAGCAGAAGATTGATGAAATTGAAACATATTGTAATTCACTCACCTCTGATCTTGAAGATTCTCACCATAGAATATCAAACCTTCAGAATGAGATTGATGTTCTTGTGCGTGAGAGAGTGGATCTCTCTCAAAGATTGGAGATGTTGACCCAGAATAATGAGGAACTTTCTGGTAAGGTCCATCATTTCGAGGTTGAGAAAGACAATCTGCTGTCTGAAAGGAGTCAATTGCATGAAGAATTAGCTCGGAAGGTTGAAAAAAAGGAGAATGCCCAGAGAATTGAACAGGAGATACGAAAGTTGCAAGATATGGTTAGTGAAGTGTTGCTTGATCAGGTTACAGAGGATTTCTGTTCTGGTGGCTCAAATATTGAGATCTTGGCTGTATTGCTGAAGAAACTTATTGAGAAATATGCTGCTGTTTCTTCTGATCCCTTGGTTTCAGATGGAGATGTACCTGTTAATAGGAATGCTGATGCAGCTGGCCCCAAACTAAGAACAAGAGAGACAATGGACACAGAGGAACAGAACCAGGGGATTGTGGTGTTGAAGAACAAGGTAGAGGATGCTTTGGGGGAATTGATGCAGGTGAAGGAGCAGAGAGACGAGTTCTTGGAGAAGAACAACTCCTTGATCGATCTAGTTGGAGCTCTAGAGAGGAAACGTGATGATTTGCAAAGCCTACTTGACATGGAAGAGCAGAAATGTGCTTCTGTTAAAGAGAAGCTGAATGTTGCTGTTAGGAAAGGAAAGTCCTTGGTGCAGCAGCGCGATGTTTTGAAAAATACCATTGAAGATTTGAACACTGAAGTTGATAGGTTGAAATCTGAGGTCAACCGCAGGGAAGATGCTCTTGCCAGGTATGAGCAAAGGATCCAGGAGCTGTCCTCTTACCCACAGAGAGTGGGTGCTCTTGAATCTGAGATTTCTTATTTGAAGAATCAGTTAACAGAAGCTGAGCGCTATTGGCAAGATAAAGAACACATGATGGGCTTGATTTTAAGAACTTTGGCAGACATTGATGTAGGAGTGCAAGTTGATTCTAGTGATCCTGTTGAgaaattaaaacaaattaagaaaatgtgCTCTGACTTGCGGGTGGCTGCGGTATCCCTTGAACAGGAGTCAAAGAAGTCAAGAAGAGCTGCAGAGCTACTACTTGCAGAGTTGAATGAAGTTCAAGAGAGAAATGATGGTCTGCAAGAGCAGATAGCAGAAGCAGCCTCTGAAATTACCAGACTTTCTGAGGAAAAAGATGCAGCTATTTTTCAATTGAATGATTTATCATGTTATCAGTCAGAGGAAAAAAGGAGCATCTTTTCAGAGCTTACGAAGTTGAAGTCTGCAGTAGGGCTGCTCAGGAAGGTCTTCTCTGATTTTGAAAGTTCAATGACTGATGTTCTGTCACGTGACAGAGAGATCCTTAAAATGGTAGAAACAGCAATTGGGTCAAGTCTACAGCAAAATGAGGCTAGTGATGATGGGATAAGGCTGACTATCTCCAGCATTTTTGGGGCTTTAGATCTCCATAAATTTCATCAG GAGAACTTCCCATTCGCCTATCCTGAGGCAGACTCCAAGATGTTGGAGCAGCTTGACGGGAATCTTCTCGAAGACTGTAGTTTTGTTGGAAATCACCTGCAAGACTTCTTTTTAGGATTTGGGGTTCTCAAGGAAAGTTTGAAAAAACACTTGGCGCAATTGCAAGAACAAGCTACCAGTCTTTCTGAAAAATTGAGTGTTGTTTGCCATGAAATAGTCTCTAGAAAGGAGTCATCTGAAGTAACGGAGAAAGATATAAAACATCTTATATCAGCtcataaagaaaaagacatGGCAATTGTTTCCTTGCGTAGGAACATGGCCTTGCTCTATGAAGCATGCTCTATTTCTCTCATGGAAATTGAAAACAGCAATGCTGCATTGACTGGTAACAGTTTGTCCATCGAAGATCGGGGAGTTAACAGGAATGCAACAATATTTACCTCTGAAGGATTTTCTTCTAATGATCATGCTCATCTCTCCTCTGAGGAGTCTGTCAGTAGTTTTGCAGACAGAATGATCTCAGCAGCAAAGTCTTTAGCTTATGCCAAAGCTGACATTATGGAAATTACCctaaaggagttgaagaacaGAGTtgcagatttgcagaaagaGCTTCAAGAGAAGGACATCCAGAAGGATAGGATTTGCATGGAGCTTGTCGGTCAAATCAAAGTAGCTGAAGCTACTGCAACGGGTTACTCGTTAGATCTTCAATCAACGAAAGCTCTTGTGCTTGATTTGGAGAAGCAGGTAATGGCAGCGGAGGAACAACGGAGCTTATTGGAGGAAAAGGTGCGGAGAATGCAAGATGGGGAAGTGGCTGCTCAAGAGTTACAGGAGAGGCTCAGATTGCTGACAAAATTGCTGGCTTCGAAAGACCAAG AAATTGAGGCCCTGATGCAAGCACTTGATGAGGAGGAGTTGCAGATGGATGATTTGACGAAAAAGATTGAAGAGCTGGAGAGTGTCGTACAACAGAAGGATCTGGTTGTGAAGGACCTAGAAGTATCTCGGGGAAAGGCTCTGAAAAAGCTTTCTGTAACTATGAGTAAATTTCATGAGCTTCACCATTTCTCCACTAGTCTTCTTGCTGAGGTTGAGAAGCTTCAAATacaaatgaaagaaaaggatGCCGAGATATCTTTCTTAAGGCAAGAGGTCACTAGGTGCACCAATGATGTTCTTGCTGCAACACAGTTGAGCAACAATAGAGATTCGGGGGAGTTATTTGAGTTCTTGACATGGTTCGATAGCATGATCTCCCGGGTGGCGTCATACGAACTTGATTATGAGAAAACTGATCAAGTACAGGAGTACAAGGAGCTGCTTCAGAAGAGGTTGGCATCTGTTGTATCTGAGTTGGAGAGTTTGCGTGTTGCATCTGAAAACAAGGATGCATTGTTGCAAGCTGAGAGAAGTAAAATAGAGGAGTTGAAGCGGAATGAACTAACTCTTGAAAAGTCTTTACGTGAGAAGGAATCACAATTGAATTTGCTCCAAGGCTCTGAAGATTCTGGACGTGCAAGTGGCTTGACTTCTGAAATTGTGGAAATTGAACCAGCG ATTAACAAGAGAGCAGTCTCTGTCTCCACTGCTCCTCAAGTTCGTAGCTTAAGGAAACCTAATAACGACCAACTTGCAATTGCCATTGACATGGATCCAGGCGGCAGTACTAGGttagaagatgaagatgataaTAAAG TTCATGGATTCAAGTCCCTTGCAACATCAAGAATTGTCCCAAAATTTACGAGAGGCGTGACAGACATGGTTGATGGGTTGTG GGTTTCTTGCGATCGGGCATTGATGCGGCAACCTGTTTTGCGGCTTGGTATAATCATCTATTGGGCTGTATTACATGCACTACTTGCTACTTTCATTGTATAA